In a single window of the Chondrocystis sp. NIES-4102 genome:
- a CDS encoding aspartate 1-decarboxylase: MTQIKLMHAKLHRVTVTSANVDYVGSISIDQDLMDKVGILPLEEVDVINLNNGKRWSTYAIAGVAGSGEICPNGGAALLCQPGDLLIIIAYEYRDRAEVMQKGHQAQIIVADEQNHCREFIDQALIPQGDRLQFYNSAK; the protein is encoded by the coding sequence ATGACTCAAATTAAATTAATGCACGCCAAGCTTCATCGGGTAACAGTTACATCCGCCAATGTAGATTATGTTGGTAGTATTAGTATAGATCAAGACCTGATGGATAAAGTGGGAATTTTGCCTTTAGAAGAAGTAGACGTAATCAACCTTAATAATGGTAAAAGATGGTCTACTTATGCGATCGCTGGAGTAGCAGGATCGGGAGAAATTTGTCCTAATGGTGGTGCAGCGTTACTTTGTCAGCCAGGGGATCTATTAATTATTATTGCCTATGAATATCGCGATCGCGCTGAAGTGATGCAAAAGGGACATCAAGCACAAATAATAGTAGCAGATGAGCAGAATCATTGTCGAGAGTTTATTGATCAAGCTCTTATTCCCCAAGGCGATCGCTTGCAGTTTTATAATTCCGCAAAATAA
- a CDS encoding thioredoxin, which translates to MSSSAAPVTDASFAEQVLESSVPVLVDFWAPWCGPCRMVAPVVDEIAEQYDGQIKVVKLNTDENPQVASQYGIRSIPTLMIFKDGQRVDMVVGAVPKTTLANTLEKYL; encoded by the coding sequence ATGTCATCATCAGCTGCACCAGTAACAGATGCAAGTTTTGCAGAACAGGTTCTAGAAAGCTCAGTTCCTGTATTGGTTGACTTCTGGGCTCCTTGGTGTGGACCCTGCCGTATGGTAGCACCAGTAGTCGATGAAATCGCCGAGCAATACGACGGACAAATTAAAGTAGTTAAATTAAATACAGACGAAAACCCCCAAGTTGCTAGCCAATATGGTATTCGCAGTATCCCCACTTTAATGATTTTTAAAGATGGACAGCGAGTTGATATGGTGGTTGGGGCTGTACCTAAAACTACTTTGGCAAATACCCTGGAAAAATATCTTTAA
- a CDS encoding transposase IS200-like protein — MRNDFVSSARSVSDLKAHLVLTTKYRKKVLTGEMISRLRDVITELCEKWDCKVIEFNGEDNHIHLLFQYYPQMELPKFIGNIKSVTSRRLRQEFPEEINKIYWKKVFWNESYFIASCGGVTISVLKNYIENQNTPS, encoded by the coding sequence ATGAGGAATGATTTTGTTTCTAGTGCCAGGTCTGTATCTGATTTAAAAGCTCATTTAGTTTTGACAACCAAGTATAGAAAAAAGGTTTTAACTGGCGAAATGATTAGCAGATTGAGAGACGTGATAACTGAATTGTGTGAAAAATGGGATTGCAAAGTGATTGAGTTCAATGGAGAAGACAATCATATACATTTGTTATTTCAGTACTACCCACAAATGGAACTACCCAAATTCATAGGCAATATTAAATCAGTTACCAGCAGGAGATTGAGACAAGAATTTCCAGAAGAAATAAACAAAATTTATTGGAAAAAAGTATTTTGGAATGAGTCTTACTTTATAGCTTCTTGTGGTGGAGTTACAATATCTGTATTAAAAAATTATATCGAGAATCAAAATACGCCAAGCTAG
- a CDS encoding MerR family transcriptional regulator: protein MSVVTLLKIGELAKQTGVGVRTLRYYSDLGLLRPRLRGDNNYRYYGQDASDQVEFIKKAQTLGFTLEEIKRLLDIRDRGEKPCNLVQSLLNEKIEQLELQIQQMTLFKAELEAYRTIWQNNTYPEFDSSQVCPLISSVSTH from the coding sequence ATGAGTGTGGTAACTTTGCTTAAAATTGGGGAATTAGCCAAGCAAACAGGGGTTGGGGTCAGAACTTTACGTTACTATAGCGATTTAGGCTTACTGCGCCCTAGACTACGGGGAGACAATAATTATCGTTATTATGGTCAAGATGCTAGTGATCAAGTAGAGTTTATTAAAAAGGCTCAGACATTAGGATTTACATTAGAAGAAATTAAACGCTTACTAGATATTCGAGATCGGGGAGAAAAACCTTGTAATCTAGTGCAAAGTTTATTAAATGAAAAGATAGAGCAATTGGAACTTCAAATTCAACAGATGACCTTATTTAAAGCTGAATTAGAAGCATATCGGACTATTTGGCAAAATAACACCTATCCTGAGTTTGATTCCTCCCAAGTCTGTCCTTTAATTTCCAGTGTATCTACACATTAA
- a CDS encoding class V aminotransferase: MQIYLDNSATTKPRPEAIAILETVLQQQWGNPSSLHDWGQRSATVLETARMQVAGLLNALESESIVFTSGGTEANNLAILGIAQQYSTPQHIIISSVEHSAINEPCKLLEKSGWQVTRLAVNQYGRVNPLDLQAALQENTVLVSIIYGQSEVGTLQPIEQLVQITKDHGSLFHTDAVQVAGRLPLDVQQLGVDLLSLSSHKIYGLQGAGALYIRPGTKLLPYIRGGGQEAQIRSGTQALPAIAAFGVAAQMAAQEIKTEVPRLRALRDRLFDLLADYPYLEATGDRLYRLPHHVSFILSDRATAQAQNITGKTIVRQLNLAGIGISAGSACHSGKLNPSPTLLAMGYDAAAAKRGIRLTLGRETIQADIDWTAMVLKQVVCRLLPPLVYC, from the coding sequence ATGCAAATTTATCTAGATAATAGTGCGACAACTAAACCGCGTCCAGAAGCGATCGCCATACTCGAAACTGTATTACAACAACAGTGGGGTAATCCTTCAAGTTTGCACGACTGGGGACAGAGATCAGCAACAGTTTTAGAAACAGCTAGAATGCAGGTAGCTGGCTTATTAAATGCTTTGGAGAGCGAATCAATTGTTTTTACTTCTGGGGGGACAGAAGCGAATAATTTAGCAATTTTGGGTATAGCTCAACAATACTCGACTCCACAACATATAATTATTTCTAGTGTGGAACATTCCGCGATTAATGAGCCTTGCAAATTATTAGAAAAATCTGGTTGGCAGGTAACTAGATTAGCAGTAAATCAATATGGTCGAGTTAATCCCTTAGATTTACAAGCAGCATTGCAAGAAAATACAGTGTTAGTCTCGATTATTTATGGACAAAGCGAAGTAGGAACACTACAACCTATTGAACAGCTAGTTCAAATAACTAAAGATCACGGTAGTCTATTCCATACCGATGCCGTACAAGTCGCAGGACGTTTACCTTTAGATGTTCAACAATTGGGGGTAGATTTATTATCTTTATCTTCCCACAAAATTTATGGACTTCAGGGCGCAGGCGCGTTATATATTCGTCCAGGGACTAAACTTTTACCTTATATTAGAGGCGGTGGACAAGAGGCTCAAATACGTTCAGGTACTCAGGCACTTCCTGCGATCGCAGCTTTCGGGGTGGCTGCACAAATGGCTGCACAGGAAATTAAAACCGAAGTTCCACGTTTAAGAGCCTTACGCGATCGTCTATTTGATTTATTGGCAGATTATCCTTACTTAGAAGCAACTGGAGATCGATTATATCGTTTACCCCATCATGTCAGTTTTATCTTAAGCGATCGCGCAACTGCTCAAGCTCAAAATATTACAGGTAAAACTATTGTACGGCAATTAAATTTAGCAGGCATTGGAATTAGTGCAGGTTCTGCTTGCCATAGTGGTAAACTTAATCCCAGCCCTACTTTATTGGCGATGGGATATGATGCAGCAGCAGCTAAAAGAGGAATTCGTTTAACTTTGGGTAGGGAAACTATTCAAGCTGATATAGACTGGACAGCAATGGTGTTAAAACAAGTTGTCTGCCGTTTATTACCGCCTTTGGTTTACTGCTAA
- the betA gene encoding dehydrogenase subunit-like protein, producing the protein MIIDDIFYDVIIVGTGAGGGTLARKLGEVGKKILVLERGEFTAKESSELVEVEVFKKEDYHAPEQWYDREGEPFYPQTKYCVGGNTKIYSGALLRFREKDFEQVMHQNGISPEWGLKYQDFAPYYTEAEKLYRVHGKAGDDPTEPPRTEDFPVPPVERIPQISELGDRLSNYGLHPAYLPIGIGDEGRTDSEDTGVSPAIRGGADLTLKTGAKVVAIHTNPTGTEVKAVEAQINGQSYLFMAHIIVLACGAINSAALLLRSANEKYPNGLANSSDLVGRNLMKHLMTVILQQSPQSNSGLFQRSMYINDFYWGDPDFPYPMGHIQDAGGILQDVIFSESPPLLSVAAKLMPGFGLKQLAKRSIGWWLQTEDLPDTQNRVRVKGEKIYLHYTPNNLEAHDRLLYRWQETLKATDKDSRGIHPYGNAPIQVVAHQCGTCCFGTDPQSSVLDLNCRTHDLDNLYVVDSSFFPSNPAVSPALTVIANALRVGDHLSERFG; encoded by the coding sequence ATGATTATTGATGATATCTTCTACGATGTAATTATTGTTGGTACTGGTGCTGGTGGTGGAACATTAGCTAGAAAACTAGGAGAGGTTGGTAAGAAAATCCTGGTTTTAGAAAGAGGCGAATTTACAGCCAAAGAAAGTTCAGAATTAGTCGAGGTGGAAGTATTTAAAAAGGAAGACTATCACGCTCCTGAGCAATGGTATGATCGCGAAGGTGAACCCTTTTATCCTCAAACTAAATATTGTGTTGGCGGTAATACCAAAATCTATAGTGGTGCTTTATTACGTTTTAGAGAGAAAGATTTTGAGCAAGTAATGCATCAAAACGGTATTTCTCCCGAATGGGGTCTAAAATACCAAGATTTCGCCCCTTATTACACCGAAGCTGAAAAACTCTATCGTGTCCACGGTAAGGCAGGAGATGACCCCACAGAACCCCCTAGAACAGAGGATTTTCCTGTACCACCAGTAGAACGTATTCCTCAAATTAGTGAATTAGGCGATCGCTTGAGTAACTATGGTTTACATCCTGCCTATCTTCCTATTGGTATTGGCGATGAAGGGCGCACAGACTCGGAAGATACAGGAGTTAGCCCTGCTATTCGAGGTGGTGCTGATCTTACCCTAAAGACTGGGGCGAAAGTTGTCGCTATTCATACCAATCCTACAGGAACAGAAGTAAAAGCCGTAGAAGCCCAAATTAACGGGCAATCCTATTTATTTATGGCGCATATTATCGTGCTTGCCTGTGGTGCAATTAATTCTGCTGCTTTATTATTGCGATCGGCAAATGAAAAATACCCTAATGGATTAGCCAATAGTTCGGATTTAGTCGGGCGTAATTTAATGAAACACCTGATGACGGTAATTTTGCAACAATCTCCGCAATCTAATTCAGGTTTATTTCAACGCAGTATGTATATTAATGATTTTTATTGGGGTGATCCTGATTTTCCTTATCCTATGGGGCATATTCAGGATGCAGGAGGCATTCTACAAGATGTAATCTTTTCGGAATCTCCACCACTGTTATCCGTTGCAGCTAAACTTATGCCAGGTTTTGGTTTGAAGCAACTAGCTAAACGTTCGATCGGTTGGTGGTTACAAACGGAGGATTTACCTGATACTCAAAATCGTGTTCGAGTTAAAGGTGAAAAAATTTATCTCCACTATACACCTAATAATCTTGAGGCACACGATCGCCTTTTATATCGTTGGCAAGAAACTTTAAAAGCAACCGATAAGGATTCTCGCGGTATTCATCCCTACGGTAATGCACCTATTCAAGTGGTGGCACATCAATGTGGTACTTGTTGTTTTGGCACAGATCCTCAATCTTCCGTCTTGGATCTTAACTGTCGCACCCACGATCTTGATAATCTTTATGTGGTTGATAGTAGCTTTTTTCCTTCTAATCCTGCGGTAAGCCCTGCTTTAACCGTTATTGCTAATGCCTTGAGGGTAGGTGATCACTTGAGCGAAAGATTTGGTTAA
- a CDS encoding glutaredoxin, producing MNSGTVAPVKVYRMSTPDHECPWGVKAINLLEEKGIKYEDYKLTSKEETEALKAKYKVATTPLIFFGEQKIGGYTDLAQKLQVKAETPQYSYTPVVAIFSTAGLMALATSMGLTGFMGFSLSLLASLKLMDIESFAKSFTKYDLITQKIKPYAKIYPFAELAIALGFLSGIAPLATGITSLLIGISGSISVFKAVYIDKLALNCACVGGNSKAPLGVVSLSENAIMAIMGATILFSSATIQDMESLKFKETQPRAIAVETMIKD from the coding sequence ATGAATAGTGGTACTGTTGCTCCAGTTAAAGTGTACCGTATGTCTACCCCAGATCATGAATGTCCTTGGGGAGTGAAAGCCATTAATTTACTTGAGGAAAAAGGTATTAAATATGAAGACTATAAGTTAACTTCCAAAGAGGAAACAGAGGCTTTAAAAGCTAAATATAAGGTTGCAACGACTCCTTTAATCTTCTTTGGTGAACAAAAAATTGGTGGTTATACTGATTTAGCGCAAAAACTACAAGTAAAAGCTGAAACTCCTCAATATTCCTACACTCCTGTTGTGGCAATTTTTTCCACCGCAGGCTTAATGGCTTTGGCAACTAGTATGGGGCTTACAGGATTTATGGGTTTTTCTTTGTCTCTACTCGCTTCATTAAAGTTAATGGATATCGAATCATTTGCTAAAAGCTTTACTAAATACGATTTAATTACTCAAAAAATCAAGCCTTATGCCAAAATTTACCCTTTTGCTGAATTAGCGATCGCATTAGGTTTTCTCTCAGGTATTGCACCTTTAGCCACGGGAATCACTTCTCTATTAATTGGCATCAGTGGCAGTATATCGGTATTTAAAGCTGTGTATATTGATAAATTAGCCCTAAATTGTGCTTGCGTGGGGGGAAATTCCAAAGCACCTTTAGGAGTGGTAAGTTTGAGTGAAAATGCCATTATGGCAATTATGGGCGCAACTATATTATTTTCTTCTGCAACCATTCAAGATATGGAATCTCTTAAATTTAAGGAAACTCAACCGAGGGCGATTGCAGTAGAGACAATGATTAAAGATTAA
- a CDS encoding alpha/beta hydrolase fold protein — protein MSQNNLEHNFIKTNGVNLHYVSAGKGKLMLMLHGFPEFWYSWRHQINEFAEDYHVVAVDLRGYNDSDKPEDLNAYKMSVLVADIQGIITGLGYQDCILVAHDWGGAIAWSFAYTYPKMVEKLIVLNIPHPAKFIEGLTTPQQILKSWYILAFQLPWLPELVLQSNNYRAIAEAFSNMAIDKTAFSEIDLDAYRTAAAKPGALTAMLNYYRANFNPLFIDQQKQTWGVLDIPTLTIWGENDTALGKELTYGTEAYVRDWQVKYIPNCSHWVQQEQPVLVNRYIKEFLISSID, from the coding sequence ATGTCCCAAAACAATTTAGAACATAATTTTATCAAAACCAACGGTGTAAACTTACATTACGTGAGTGCAGGAAAAGGAAAACTAATGTTGATGCTGCATGGCTTTCCCGAATTTTGGTATTCCTGGCGACATCAAATAAACGAATTTGCCGAAGACTATCATGTAGTAGCGGTAGATTTGCGAGGCTATAACGATAGCGACAAACCCGAAGATTTAAATGCTTATAAAATGTCGGTATTAGTAGCAGACATCCAAGGTATAATTACAGGTTTAGGTTATCAAGATTGCATTTTAGTAGCCCATGACTGGGGAGGGGCGATCGCTTGGAGTTTTGCCTATACTTATCCTAAAATGGTGGAAAAACTAATAGTTTTAAATATTCCCCATCCAGCCAAATTTATCGAAGGGTTAACCACTCCACAACAAATATTAAAAAGTTGGTATATTCTCGCCTTTCAACTCCCTTGGCTACCAGAATTAGTTTTACAGTCAAATAACTATAGGGCGATCGCTGAAGCTTTTAGCAACATGGCAATTGATAAAACCGCCTTTAGCGAAATAGATTTAGATGCCTATCGCACTGCTGCTGCAAAACCAGGTGCATTAACAGCTATGCTAAATTACTATCGTGCTAATTTTAATCCCCTATTTATAGATCAACAAAAGCAGACATGGGGTGTATTGGATATCCCAACTTTAACTATCTGGGGAGAAAATGATACAGCTTTGGGTAAAGAATTAACTTATGGCACAGAAGCTTACGTTAGAGATTGGCAAGTTAAATATATTCCTAATTGTAGCCATTGGGTGCAACAAGAACAACCTGTATTAGTTAACCGTTACATAAAAGAATTTTTAATTTCTAGTATTGACTAA
- a CDS encoding transposase produces the protein MIYNYQYRLKPTTEHKLVLNDWLRICQYWYNRQLGERFDWWEQNRSYIDRCLLVCHLPELKDKPEFYGQKKQLPVIKQDLVIVGWSGELLDFNSVPSQTLQEVCKRVKLAFERFIAGDSKGKRSGKPRYKNTARFRSIVFDSFKLHSCSVGGKWLYLSLPKIGIINVRHHRPLPNGAVLKQAQIIKKSDGWYINLRLQDDSVPDFKSNITPSWNNSLGMDAVLHEDDYLATSEGVKLPSLKSFRSSRDKLAKVSKRKSTKKKGSKSRRKLAKREAKLHSSIARARKDHAYNTAHALLKTGKKVFFHEKLNLVGLSRRNKAKTDTNGKFLPNGQSAKSGLNKSWADAAFGQFFNILKFKAEKAGALVIPVNPQYTSMLLPYKDEFVFTDCGIREYWDEELNLLIDRDVSASINVKRVGLDLFPTIKRCKGNPVVIASTTNSTLKEVLSTLRGLEKPALYSKS, from the coding sequence TTGATTTACAATTATCAGTACCGACTAAAGCCCACTACAGAACACAAGCTAGTACTCAATGACTGGCTTCGGATTTGTCAGTATTGGTATAATCGACAGCTTGGCGAGCGGTTTGACTGGTGGGAACAAAATCGTAGCTACATTGATAGATGTCTTTTGGTATGTCATTTGCCTGAACTCAAGGACAAACCTGAGTTTTACGGACAGAAAAAGCAGTTACCCGTAATCAAACAAGATTTGGTTATTGTAGGCTGGAGTGGTGAATTGCTAGATTTTAACTCTGTGCCATCTCAAACACTACAAGAGGTGTGCAAAAGAGTCAAACTAGCTTTTGAGCGGTTCATTGCTGGTGATTCAAAAGGAAAGCGTAGTGGAAAACCAAGATATAAAAACACTGCTCGTTTTAGGTCAATAGTGTTTGACTCCTTCAAACTACATTCTTGTTCTGTTGGAGGCAAATGGCTTTATTTATCATTACCTAAAATTGGCATAATCAATGTGCGCCATCATCGTCCACTGCCTAATGGTGCAGTATTAAAGCAAGCACAGATAATCAAAAAAAGTGACGGATGGTATATTAATCTACGGCTTCAAGATGATTCTGTACCTGACTTCAAATCAAATATTACTCCCAGTTGGAATAATTCCTTGGGGATGGATGCAGTACTGCATGAAGATGATTATCTGGCTACCAGCGAAGGTGTTAAATTGCCTAGCCTTAAGTCTTTTCGCTCCTCACGAGACAAGCTAGCCAAGGTATCAAAACGCAAATCTACCAAAAAGAAAGGTAGTAAATCAAGACGAAAACTAGCAAAACGGGAAGCAAAACTTCACTCCTCAATAGCTAGAGCTAGAAAAGATCACGCTTACAATACTGCCCACGCGCTACTGAAAACGGGCAAAAAAGTTTTCTTTCATGAAAAGCTCAATCTTGTTGGGTTGAGTCGAAGGAATAAAGCAAAAACTGATACTAATGGTAAATTTTTACCTAATGGGCAGTCGGCGAAATCAGGATTAAATAAGTCTTGGGCTGATGCTGCTTTTGGTCAGTTTTTCAACATACTGAAGTTCAAAGCTGAAAAAGCTGGGGCTTTGGTAATACCTGTAAATCCACAATACACCTCAATGTTGTTGCCGTACAAAGATGAGTTTGTCTTTACTGATTGCGGTATTCGGGAGTATTGGGATGAAGAATTAAACCTTTTGATTGATAGAGACGTTTCAGCCTCTATCAATGTCAAGAGAGTGGGGCTGGACTTGTTCCCCACTATAAAACGCTGTAAAGGGAATCCAGTAGTGATTGCATCTACTACTAATAGTACCTTAAAGGAAGTTCTCTCTACCCTCCGAGGTTTGGAGAAGCCAGCGTTATACTCGAAGAGTTAA
- the aspC2 gene encoding aspartate aminotransferase — MPYNNQNLDSRMEQVQLPLIPFVGELINKNPGTISLGQGVVAYPPPQKAIAIALEKFLAQSNNHLYKDVTGIESLHQAISEKLARDNHMIINSENSIVVTAGANMAFINAILAITQAGDEIILNTPYYFNHEMAIRMINCHPVLVNSDPNYQLDLAAIALSITPKTKAIVTISPNNPTGAVYPQTTLKAINDLCRDRGIYHISDEAYEYFTYDGVKHTSPGSFKDSSNHTISLFSLSKAYGFASWRIGYMVIPKHLLMSVKKVQDTNLICPPVVSQYAAVGALEVGKDYCQQHLTEIAKVREIVLNQLQSIPDLCKVAPAQGAFYCFLKVNTDLDDLQLVKQLIEKHRVAVIPGSTFGMHNGCYLRVAYGSLQLTTAKTGIERLIIGLKSVINN, encoded by the coding sequence ATGCCCTATAACAATCAAAATTTAGATTCTCGAATGGAGCAGGTACAGTTACCTCTGATTCCTTTTGTGGGAGAATTAATTAATAAGAATCCTGGTACAATTTCATTAGGACAAGGGGTTGTTGCCTATCCACCACCGCAAAAGGCGATCGCGATCGCATTAGAAAAATTTCTCGCTCAGTCAAATAATCATTTATATAAAGATGTTACGGGGATAGAATCTTTACACCAAGCTATTAGCGAAAAACTGGCAAGGGATAACCACATGATCATCAATTCAGAAAATAGCATTGTGGTTACTGCAGGAGCAAATATGGCATTTATCAATGCGATCCTAGCTATTACTCAAGCAGGGGATGAAATAATCCTCAATACTCCCTACTATTTTAATCATGAGATGGCAATTAGGATGATTAACTGTCATCCCGTATTAGTTAATAGCGATCCTAATTATCAGTTAGATCTAGCAGCGATCGCTCTTTCCATTACACCAAAAACCAAAGCCATAGTTACTATCTCTCCTAATAATCCCACAGGGGCTGTATATCCTCAAACTACCCTCAAAGCAATTAATGATTTATGCCGAGACAGGGGTATTTATCATATTAGTGATGAGGCTTACGAATACTTTACTTACGATGGTGTAAAACATACTTCCCCAGGCTCATTTAAAGATAGCTCAAATCATACTATTTCCTTATTTAGTCTTTCTAAAGCCTACGGTTTTGCAAGCTGGCGTATTGGGTATATGGTTATCCCCAAACATCTTCTGATGTCTGTAAAAAAAGTACAGGATACAAACCTTATTTGCCCTCCTGTAGTTTCTCAATATGCAGCAGTGGGGGCTTTAGAAGTAGGGAAAGATTATTGTCAGCAACATTTAACGGAAATTGCTAAAGTAAGAGAGATTGTCTTAAATCAACTACAGTCAATTCCAGATCTCTGTAAGGTAGCACCAGCACAAGGGGCATTCTATTGTTTTCTTAAAGTCAACACCGATCTAGATGATCTTCAATTAGTTAAACAATTAATAGAAAAACATCGTGTAGCTGTAATTCCTGGTAGCACTTTTGGTATGCACAACGGGTGTTATTTGAGGGTAGCTTATGGTAGTTTACAATTAACAACCGCAAAAACAGGAATTGAACGATTAATTATAGGACTAAAATCAGTAATTAATAACTAG
- a CDS encoding putative DedA codes for MIENIVDIVNSLGYWGIAFLMALENIIPPIPSELIMPLAGFVVTQGKLNFFLVVIAGTIGSVVGSTPWYFLGKSWGLQRTKQITDRYGKWLTLSGEDVEKAKIWFDRRGYVATALGRIIPGIRTYISLPAGISKMPFLPYLIYSTLGSIVWISLLTTAGYIFGANYEKVGAYLKPVSTAVLVIVFVFLVISYIRRRQAIVKK; via the coding sequence ATGATTGAAAATATAGTTGATATAGTTAATTCTCTGGGTTACTGGGGAATTGCTTTTTTAATGGCATTAGAAAATATTATTCCGCCAATTCCTTCAGAATTAATTATGCCTTTGGCAGGATTTGTGGTAACTCAAGGTAAATTAAATTTTTTTCTAGTAGTAATTGCAGGTACAATTGGTTCAGTAGTAGGGTCAACTCCTTGGTATTTTTTAGGCAAATCTTGGGGTTTACAACGGACTAAACAAATTACCGATCGCTATGGTAAATGGTTGACTTTATCGGGTGAAGACGTAGAAAAAGCTAAAATTTGGTTTGATCGTAGAGGTTATGTGGCAACAGCACTCGGAAGAATCATACCAGGAATACGTACTTATATTTCTTTACCCGCAGGTATTAGTAAAATGCCATTTTTACCCTATTTAATTTATTCTACTTTAGGTAGTATTGTTTGGATAAGTTTGCTCACAACTGCGGGTTATATTTTTGGGGCTAATTATGAAAAGGTAGGGGCTTATCTCAAACCAGTTTCTACAGCAGTTTTAGTTATAGTATTCGTATTTCTTGTTATTAGTTATATTAGAAGAAGACAAGCTATAGTTAAAAAGTAG